The Polluticoccus soli sequence CTACTATCACGAAATGCTGCACATGTGGCCGCGGGGTATACACGACTGGGCCCAGGCCGATCGACTTTCGCTGGCCATAAATTTTTACGATCGTGGGATGAATTTTTTTCTACCGGCTACACATAACCTGTGGCCTATAGATGGTATCACCGGGGTTGAGTTTCCGATACAAAGTTATGTAGCTGCTATTGGGGCCAAGATATTCGGGCGTAATCATATCAGTACTCTTTTCCGTTTGCTCGATGTGCTCATATCGTGTACGGGTCTTCTGTTTCTTTTCCTTGCGTGTTACCGGGCTACAAAAGACTTTGTCTTTTCGTTGGTGCCTCCGCTGTTCATGTTTTGCTCCCCTATCTATATCTACTATACCTGCAACTACCTTCCCGATGCCGCTGCCTGCTCCATTGCATTTATGTCGTTTTATTTTCTGCTCATCTACCTGGACAAACCAACAACCAAACCACTATTGTTCGCCATTGGCCTATTGACACTTGCCAGCCTTATCAAAACTTCTATTGCGCTGTATCTGTTCGGCTTTCTTGGCTACGTATTTTTACAGCGGGTGTTGCGCAAGCATGATTTTACAAAACGATCTAATTTCATTTACGCTCTCGCTGCTCTTCTTTCCGTTGGGGCATTGTCGTTTTACTACTTCTATAATCAATACCTGAACAATAAATACCACAGCGACATATTTATGTCGGCTCCACATCCTTTTGATTCGTGGCAAGAGGTGAGTTATTATTTTAATTCAGCATTCAAACAACTATGGCTGCCGGAATACTTCGTACTGCCGCAATACCTGATGTTTTTTGTGATCGTAACTGCAGCCATCCCGTTGCTATTTGCTACCCGCGATGGCAAACGCAGGATATTCATGTTGCTGATATTCCTGGCAGGTGTACTTTGTGTTGGAGCGCTGATGGGCGGCCAGTTATTGATACACGATTATTATGTTGTTTCTATATTCTTCCCTTTGGTTGCCTTTGCAGTATTGGTATCAGTAATTGCCATTCGAAAAGCCATTATCTATGAGGATGCATTACGGTCGATGCGTATTGCGATGGGTGCATCGGTACTCATCATTTTCTTCTTTGCCGATTTCCACATACACAAACGCTTAAAGCCGGACTACGGTGAGTTTAAGCCTGGTAT is a genomic window containing:
- a CDS encoding ArnT family glycosyltransferase, which gives rise to MTRKALLSVTLFIIILFFFCSTYYHEMLHMWPRGIHDWAQADRLSLAINFYDRGMNFFLPATHNLWPIDGITGVEFPIQSYVAAIGAKIFGRNHISTLFRLLDVLISCTGLLFLFLACYRATKDFVFSLVPPLFMFCSPIYIYYTCNYLPDAAACSIAFMSFYFLLIYLDKPTTKPLLFAIGLLTLASLIKTSIALYLFGFLGYVFLQRVLRKHDFTKRSNFIYALAALLSVGALSFYYFYNQYLNNKYHSDIFMSAPHPFDSWQEVSYYFNSAFKQLWLPEYFVLPQYLMFFVIVTAAIPLLFATRDGKRRIFMLLIFLAGVLCVGALMGGQLLIHDYYVVSIFFPLVAFAVLVSVIAIRKAIIYEDALRSMRIAMGASVLIIFFFADFHIHKRLKPDYGEFKPGIPWAENGAWILQEANVPKNEKVVVLNEDAPNIALLYLDRRGWTIPSKQRENMAELKAIMRKLDATVVVCEEGLGRSIMENDTAVASLFKTLALKDRVAVFQLR